Below is a window of Phocoena sinus isolate mPhoSin1 chromosome 2, mPhoSin1.pri, whole genome shotgun sequence DNA.
ACCTTGCATCTCTTCTCCAAGTATTGTATACATTGGACTAAGAGATGTGGATCCTCCTGAACAGTAAGTTGATACATTAGAGTTGAGCTTTGGGCCTGTCCTGGCCACTAATGTTCCACTTGATGGGCTGTTTCTTGCCTTAACCTGTTGTAGGTCACTATGAAGacaaccccccgcccccccacattTGATTAAAAATGCTCTTTAAACTAAGGCTTCCTTCCTTTATATGTcaccagttttattttaaagaattatgatATCCAGTACTTTTCCATGAGAGACATAGATCGACTTGGTATCCAGAAGGTCATGGAACAGACATTCGATCTGCTGATTGGCAAGTAAGTAACTACAATGGATAGCTACTTCTAGGTCCCAAAGGGAACAGGACAGATTCTCAGTGGGCAGTACACTTTAGCCTGTCTCTTGAGGATAAtgacctttcttttaaaataaaagcaaaacatgtacatataaaaaacttcagaatgggaaaatatgaaatataggTCATATTTTTCTTCTGGGGTTGGGAGGGAAAACAGCTCTTATgaatttctctttccatttttaatgctTACCTTTTGAGAGGAGAAGCATTCACCTGTCCTCTTCTTCCCAGCCTCACTACTGCTTCATCTGAAAGTTTTATATTAAGCAAATCTTGGTAGTGTAGAAAGATGGGAGATGAATACTAATCAAATGCTAGTTAAGAACATTTTCCCAGTGCTGAGTCTTCATTTCTGGGTGATTAACTGTCACCTTGGTAGTATGCCATTTCTTAAGCTGTTAAGAAGTGCAAATAATTTACTGTATAGGTGTTTGCTGTATGTTAGCTTCAGCCACTGGACACCTGGGCTAAACAAGTCAGAAGTAGGAGACGGTAAGATTGCAAACATAAACTCAGAGTTAAGTTCAGAGCTGCTGTTATTCTCTCAGAGTACAACAGCAACTGCAACTGTAACCTAGATCAACCCAGCTTAAACTACAATCTGTCAGAACCCAAGTCCTATGGAAGTGAGGAATTCCCTCTATTGATAGTTCTTAATGTAAGAGCTCTGATGCCCAGGGTAAATCACAAATACAAATTGGCGTTAGTCTGTCTGAGCAAAGGGCAAAAGGCAAACAGAGCAAAGGGCAAAATTATGAAGTGGTGCGTAGGCATCTAACATACTCAATAGCTTCCAGAATAGGAAATCTGGAAATGTGCTGTATTAACAAAGTACTAGGATTAACAGCAACAAAATCAAGGAGTTGCAACTGTAGGAAGGACGAATGTCCAAGTACAGCCCAAATGACTATTCTTATTCTACTCCTTTCAAGAAGACAAAGGCCAATCCATCTGAGTTTTGATATTGATGCATTTGACCCTACGCTGGCTCCAGCCACAGGAACCCCTGTTGTAGGGGGACTGACCTATCGAGAAGGCATGTATATTACTGAGGAAGTACACAATACAGGTAAGCAGTGATCAACCTGCTAACTACATAATGTGCTGAAGCCTCTTGCCTGCCAGGGGATCTTTTCTACTATTATGTCACTGCCGACACTGTTTTTGCTTAAACGTCTATAGCTATAAGTCATGTGGTCAGGCTAATAAGGGACAGTCATTTAGAGGCATGTTTGGACCTGGCTTTATAACAAAATATGCCAAGGTAACACTGAATAAAAAATTGTCTGTCTACTTAAACGTGTAATAAATACAAGAATAAACTGCCAAACTGATGCAGTTCTTCGCATCTGAATTGTATAAAGGCAGATTAAGACTGAAAGCCAAGGCCAAATAGCTATAATTTTAAGCCTGACACTAAGAGGTTGGTTCATTGGGAGGTAAGAACGTCAAGTCAAAGCTTCTCCTGAAGATGTTTCAAAGCTGGACAATACCTTGGGTCCTTTCACGTAAGTCTTATACTAGGGCTTGTTTGATAGGACCTGTAATAGGGGGATACTGGAAGATGAATGGCTGACAAGAAGATGAATGGCTGACAGAAGATGAGTAAACTAAATGCAAGATCATCGAGAGTAGCTACAAGAGGTTACTATCCCACAACTCATACTCATTTGCAAACAGTTTCCATTTCTGTCAGAAAGCTTTTGGTTTTAAGGCTACTTTAAATGACCTCTCGTTGCAAAATTTAAGCAACTACCACATGGTACTTCAATACCACCTTGTGAAATTGGGGTCAAAATAGCATAGAGACCTCACACTGAAAGGTCCAGGACCATAGAAAACCCTTGACTAGCTGGGATAGATATGGAAATTGAGAAATGGTCTCCCTGGCTCTGGAGCCTACCAGAGCCTTAGGCACTAAAGAGAGGAGAAGAATGCTTGTCTATCAGATCTGACAGGGGCAAGATAGCCTTATTCTCAGACCCACAACTGTCGATGTTGTCAATTGTCCTTGGCCAGTGAACCTGGAAGTTCAATTCTCCATTCTGGTTCCCAGTAACACAACTTAGAGCACAGGCTGGTAACCTCTAGCACTTAGATGGGGCAGTGGTCATgccgtgtccctccctcccctgctgcaATGTTATTCTAAAAGGCTATCTGTCCTGACACTGTCAACTAGATAGATAAAGCAGTTTGCTTAAATTAATTTACAAGGTGGCAACAGTCTAGAAACATgggtaatatatatttttaatagcttgTACCCTCTTGATTTACTTCTGGGCTATGAAAAGTCCACATCTAGTCAGTGGAAATCGGACACACAAGCCGTCAGACACAGATGAACGTGCAGGCAGGGACTGGTGGAAACGCTACAGTAACCTACctgctcattgtagttttgcacAGCGCACTGAACTCTGCATTGCTAATAAGGGACGGCACACTGAGCGGATGTAATAGCACCGAACATAACATGTATCGGTACTATAATGTAATATTGGTAAACCAATAGGTGTATTCACCCCTGCTTCCAGGCTTTATGGCCGCCCTAAATATTCGGATACTTATATTCTCCAGTGCTAGTTTCTTCAGATGACTCTTGCAGGAGGTAGATTAACTTCATCCAGAATAACCAACTATATATACccagaactatatatatatgtatgtacgtacGTACGTACGTATGtactggggtggtggtggagggcagGTCTGGATAGATTCTTTTCTGGtctaatcttcccatctcaaacCCTTTGGCACAAGTTCCCAAACTGTCACAGAAGGTAACTGGAGTTCAAATTAAAGTATGACCAAGTCTTCCCTTGACTAAGTGCAAGATGCTGGGTTAGTCTGATGGGAGACCTAAAAACTGTGTCCGAAGTGGAACCTGCCCTCAGAGCTCAGGGGTGAGAGTGAGATATGCAGTAATAACTATACTTTAGGGCACATGGTGCCTTAAGAGATACAGATGCAGCAGAAGAGTTCAAAAGTGGGAACCGTGCTCTGGCTAGTGAGATGTGAGAGATCTGCTCTTCATGCAACTACAAGCAGGCATCTAGGAGGGCCCAGAAACACTGGAAATTTTCCCGACTAGGTTGGAAACTCTTGCTaccacccccctaccccccaccccgacccagCTCCTACCCGAACCGGAAAGCCTGTCAGCTATGCCTGTTACGTTCACTGAACAGGGATAATTGATTTTATTACCTTAAAAGGTTTCTTTCAGTCCTACTCTGGTATATGAGTGTTTTTAACTTAAATTCATGCCCAAGAGAATGAGGAATAAGGGGCTTCCTGACGGTggataattttatagaaaataacttGTTTTTTACCTTAGCTTGTTCTACCCAGGTGGGACGACTCTCACTGAAAGTAGTTTTTTTGGTCATACTTTGTTCTTTCAGGGTTGCTCTCGGCACTGGATCTTGTGGAAGTCAATCCTCGGTTGGCTGCGTCAGAGGAAGAGGCCAAGGCTACAGCCAGCCTGGCAGTGGATGTGATTGCTTCAAGTTTTGGGCAGACAAGGGAGGGAGGGCACATTGTCTATGACCAACTTCCTACTCCTAGTTCACCAGATGAATCGGAAAGTGAAGAACGTGTAAGAATTTAGGAAATACTGTGCGCGACACGTGTCTGTCTGTCGCAATGGGCATTCCAGAGTTGGGAGGCATTTGTGGTGACAGATACTAAATGATCGTCTGGGTCAGTACTGCCTTAATGAGAACATTTGTGCATTCTCACAATTGTAAAGTTTCCTTCCCCTTCATTCTGGTGACCGATAATACTACTGTAaatgtatttggtttttttgAAGCTCACAGGGTATTAATATGTTAGAGCACTATGTAAACTTAAAGAAGTCATAAACAGCATTTACTACCTTGGTATATCATACTGGTCTTATTGCTGTTCCTTCACATTTAAGTGGTTTtccatcttcctccctcctcccacagtCTGGCTACACAGTGCCTTCTTGAACCGTTAGCTCACAGCAACAGTAAGATTTTTCCACGTCTCTAACACCATTCACAGAGTCACAGTCCTGGTCCACAAACCGTTCCCTGTAGGAGGTTCAGTGCTTGCGAAAGAATCTGTAATAAACCAGGCCTCCCAGGATGGCTAGCTCCAGTAAGATGACAATGGAAAGTAGCAGCTTGTTGGTTGTCACTCTACAAGGAGAAGCAAAGTGGGATGTAGTCAGAAGTCTGGATAAcctatttctttccattctttcttaaTACTTAGGGGTTTGACCTGGGGCCAAGGCCAGACACTGTGAGGCAGACTGAATTTTTGATCACGTAGCCACTTAGTATTACCAGCTAAAGAAACTTATAAATAATTACTACCTACCTCACAGAAATATTGAAAATTGGGGCAATAGATACCAAAGCATATAAATGTTTTTTCTACAATGTCTTCAAATGGTGGTTAGTACttcactttaaaaagtttttctatGAGCAGCTAGTtcgaaaaatattaaatatacatatgaaGAAGTACACCATTTCTGAAATCAGGTTGAATCATATTTCAAAACAGCAGAAATATAAACTCACTAACCATCTAGAGCTGCACTGATTGATTACATAATACAGCTGTGAGCACACATTAGGAGAAGGGTTGGCGACAGACACTCCAGTGCTGAAGTCCAGCTCGGGTGGGGAGAGGGGTTCCTGCTTCAGGATAAGTAACTAACTAGAAGCTGAGTAGTGCCTTTCAATCTCTTGTGAACTTCTTGccctttttactttcttcctctaTGGGTACCTCTATAAATTTactataaaagtaaattttttgaAGCTCGTATACTCTTTTCTTAACACAAAAAATCTCATCACTCTAAACTGAATGTATTTCCCTATTCCACAAGGAATTTGCCACCGTTTAGGAAAATCTCACGCTCCTGCTTGTTTCATGACTCGGCTGTAGTTTGTTTCATGCATACCTACACCCACTTACCCCAAATTCAGCCTCAGTGGCAATACTTCCTTTCTGCCCCTGGTTTTGTTGCTGTCAGCACTTaacgttttttgtatttttttaagtcaattcCTACTAACAAGACAGAACTCCCAAATAAGGGGTTGACTCCCATGAAGGGCAAGCAGAGCCAAAAGCAAGTACGAAGCAGTAGCAGTGAAAAGTTTTCTAATTAagtttttacagatttattcCCAGGAATATGAAGCTCTATTCCCATGTGCTGTCTTCTCTAAGGAAAGTAAGCTGGGATTACAAGtccttccagggacttccctggtggtgcagtggttaagaatctgccttcaatgcaggggatgcgggttcgatctctggtcggggaactaagatcccacatgctgcggggcaactaagcctgcgcgctgaaactactgagcctgcgcaccacaaccagagagaagcccacgcactgcaactactgagcgcGTGtacagtaacaaaaaaaaaaccccgcatgccgcaacggagagcctgcgcgctgcaactaagacccaaagcagccaaataaataaataaaagtccttCCCAATGGACAAAGTTTCCACTGCTCTAAATCAGAGCAGTATATATACTTTTAACAAAGGACTTTGTCCTGGGATATTTAACTATacgatattttttatttcttctgctttattaGCACCTTTGCTAGTCACTGTTTAAAGCTTTGACATTCTTGGTTGAAAGATATTAGAATTAAGAGAAATTAATCTTGtgactattttaaaaacttactttctGGACATTGAACGGAGAATCTTCCGACTTTTGCTCAAGTTTTCACCTGTGTTTACCAGCTGAGAAGAGAAAATAGCCATTATTTCCCCCTTCTTTCGAAAGTACACACTATAGAATTGAACATTCCTAAATTGACAGTGGGCATTAAGGGGTATATGTTGAAAAACTCCCAGAAATCAAATCAATTTAAATGATGGCCTCTGCATATAAGCAGAAGAAACTGGAAAGGATAATATAGTTTAGTACTCATCAAGTAGGCCTAGGAATTATTACATCCCAAGGTTGCTGTGGGGAGACTTCTGGGACTGGCCTAATCTTTCACCTTGACTACTCAAAACAAAGTCTTCAAGTGTACCTGCCAGTAACTGACGTAACTGAGCAACTTAAGATTTGAATTTCATCAGCCAAACTCCAGAAGAGCCTCTtgagttaatgtttgtttttgcaggCTGGTGGACTACCATTTTTGCGATCtggttctttctccttttttctttatccctttAAGAGACACACTGAATTGTGaaaggaattaaatatttttttaaagccttttttattcccttttggTTGCCTGTTACTAATCTATATAGCTGGAGGATATTTCAACAGATCCCACCTGCCATCTGTTCCTGTTCCCCAGCGACCTTGTTAAGTTGATCTCTCAGCTCATTTCTCAGCTTTTAAGTTCAACTAATCCACCTGGTTAAGTTCAGAagtgaaaaaaacacacaatctGTAAAACAAATTACCTTCTCTACAGCTTAACTTGAATTCGGTACTTTATTGTGGATTTTCActaaggagggaagggggcatcattttgacttaattttaagAATGGAGAATTACAGCTACTAAGCTGGAAAAATCAGTGTGGGGATTTCAGATGATTTTCTCATATATCTAAGTCTTGCCCACAGTAtctgtttttcagtttggatCTGCCTCACGCTCTTTAAGAATACAGCATCCATTGGCAAGttgtactattttaaaattcctttgcaGATGgtacagaaaggaaggaaggaattgttTTCCAGAGCCTCTTAGAGTGTAGTAGATTAGACACCACAGTATAGTCATCATTTGGCCtgagtatttgttttcttctcacaATGATCTGCCTTACCTTAGGTAACAGTAAAGAGTTACAGCCCAGAATTGGGCTGTAAATCTGTAAATTGTCAGTAGTACTATTTTATGACATGTGGAAAATAGCCTTGGCTCTAAATGACATGAAAGCATCATCTACTTAAAGAGATCTTAGCTTTCCTAAGAATAGCAGATGTTCTACTAGACAtatgagaaatgaaaatctgATTCATAATACAGGACCTAGTAAAAGGATGGAGTGGCTACAATCTTATTTGACAAtcttcaataaatgcagaaattgGATTTCTGCAgtccacccccctgccccccccccatgACTTCTAAATCTTAGAAGTAAAATTACTTCCAAGGGATATCTTTCAGCCAAGCAAACTACAGACAGAGAAAAGAGTAAGAACCTAAAAGGTCATACCCTGAATTTGGAACTGTGGTAGCTTCTGGCACCAGCAAGGCATCAGGGTGTAACGGGCCCACCTACTTTCCCCactcttgcccctctccccatccACTCAGACTTACTCTACTCTTGGTACGTTCCAACTGTTCACGTTGCTCCCCCAGTTCTTCTATGATTTCTGAGCCAATCTGGTCAGTCTCTGCAGCAATCCGATGAGAACGCTCAATACTCTGGGTGGCCCGGTTCAGGCTGTCAGTGCCTTGCAGAAGCAATGCCCTTTGAGGCTGTAGCCGATTCTGATAGCAGTATGGAAGGGAAATGTTATACTTCTTCCATTGTAAATGAAGTTATAAGAAGGAATATCGTGTGCAataattttcattacttttaaggCAACCAAAGATGCTAACAAATCAAACTAAAAGAGAACCTGGGATTCAATCTAGGATCATAATACCTCCCAATTCACTGCTTCTTACACTTAAGTGAGGCAAGAAAAGGATTAAACACATCAGAGCATTTTCCCTGTGCTCCTGATGAATTTGAACTGGTTCATGTGCTTTCTGGACTAGCAACTTCTGAGAGGCAATGGCCCTGATGTGGGGTACAGTAGCTTCCCCAAAATGCATACAGCCTGTAATTTTGAGAGAGCAAACCAACTGAACTCTACCGCCCTAGAAATAGTTTAATTCACTGAAAATGCCCACTGATTGGTATTGAGGATTGAGGGACCATGAATAAGCTATTTGTTTTCAGCACATATAGAACTCATTGAAAAGTGTGAGACACTACCACATTCTGGGAAAAAAGTGGCTACACTCTTGGTAAGCCTCCAAAAGAATTTCACCTTAGGCcaagcacagaaaacaaaaactgaagttGTTGCACTGGTGATTTGCTCTCAGGGAAGGTAATATCTGGAGCCAAAAAAGCTGCCCTAATTTCCCGAGCACCCTATTTCTAAATCTCCACCAAAGTTTTATTCCACCTATAATCCTAAGCACAGAAGGCATAAGGACAGAAGTAGCCTTTGTCAGGCCAGAAATAACCACTGACAGAAATGGATGCAGCTCTAAGTTCTCAGCTATTCAAAGCACGCATGTGCACACACTCAAAAAAGAGCTGGCTCACAAGGCCTATTACTGAGCAGGTGACTATTAGCACTAGATCCCACCACCAAGAAGGCAAAAGATGCATCCCCAGATCAGGAGCAACAAGAAGGCTTTTCAGTTCATATATGGCATATGAACAAGTGGATGAGGAAACCACTGAATAAGGCTGAAATAAATCCCAGTTACATTGGCTTATAAAGCAGCAGGAAAAagggttttgaaaaataaaagatggggATTTTCAACTGATTAGGCTTAAGAAAGAGCAGGAAGAGACAGTAAGGTCACACAAATCAACCCCAGATTCGGAACAATAATTCTACTGCAGGTGGTTTGTATCTCTAAATAGTTTCTGAAactaataattttaaagcaaaattattatttggaattatcttccccctttttgttttcagGGCTTTTTGGGTCACAAATGACCAAAGTCACTATACACCTTTCATCTCACTTTAACAAGCTCTACTTGCCAGCCTTTTCTCACCCTCCTTTCACAagtgaattttgaaaatttaacatTCTCAAATACTCTAGTTTTGACATCAGGAATGTTAGGCTAGTATCATTTGAATATCTCTTAAACTATATTCAGGATGTATCATGAAATAGGATTTGTTTAAAATTGTGCCATTAGCCTTTCTACATCCGTGCAGTCTGCACTTGTGGGCCCTGTTCACTTCTCTCCCACATTACTGGTCAGGCCATTTCTACTTTGTGCTGTGGAATATAATCCCAAATGTAACACATAAAATTTAATCTTTGTGAAGTTTTATTCCTTTAACTATGCTCTCTAGACAGTTTGAGAATACAGGTTTTCGTCTTAGTCAgtctaattttataaatgagaatacTGGAGGCTAGAGAGTCAGTCTGGCTCACTTTCTATCACAACAAAGTAAGGTGTTAGCCCGCTTTTTAAGAAGCAGCCTGCTTTCTCTACTGTATCTGGGCTGTTGGGCCATCCTGATATAAATGTAAGGGAAAGCATGGGTTAATTTTGTAACAATACTCTGATAAATTAAAAGCCTAACTGAACTTTGGGGGCATATGTGAGAAAGAAACTGGATCAATGAGTCAGACTACAGAGTCCAGATGTAATATGAATAGGTAACACTTGTATATCACCACTACACACCAAGCACTGTTTTATACATAAAGGATACAAAGAAATCTAAACAAGCAAATTGTTTGGAATGATCTGCATTAAATTCAGTAGAGGTGGGCACCCAAGGGGAGAAGGCGAATTGGATGCAAGAAAGAGGATAAAGTGGGAAAAAGTCAAGTATGCACTGATAACATGAACTGTACTCTACAGTACGGTTAATCATTGCGCCACAGACCAGCAAGGGAAGCTTACCATGTGCTCCTTCTCTACAGCGTATGTACCATATTTCATgtctcctccacccccaggaGTGGCTGTCAAAGGTGTGCTTCTCACTTCCCGATGGAGTTTGGCAAGGTCCTTCCGGTAGGTTCGAAGCTTAGACATCATAGGGTTACGAAAAGATAGGGGGGCATAACGTAGCTCCTCTTCCATCTCTGCCAGCTAGGAAGGCAGGAAGTAGTGAGTAGATGGCCTGCTTCTGTTCTCTCTCATATGGGTAATATGTCTAGTTTGGACTAATCAAACCACAGACCACCGTAAATAAATACTCAACCATGTGGTCCAGGAGGGCAGGAACCACATGTGACACGTTCACTTCATTACtcttagtgcctggcacagtgcctagcaGGCCTTCAAAAAGTATGTGATGAATGAGTGAGAAAACTAACAA
It encodes the following:
- the VTI1B gene encoding vesicle transport through interaction with t-SNAREs homolog 1B isoform X1 translates to MANSAASSEHFEKLHEIFRGLHEDLRGVPERLLGTAGTEEKKKLIRDFDEKQQEANETLAEMEEELRYAPLSFRNPMMSKLRTYRKDLAKLHREVRSTPLTATPGGGGDMKYGTYAVEKEHMNRLQPQRALLLQGTDSLNRATQSIERSHRIAAETDQIGSEIIEELGEQREQLERTKSRLVNTGENLSKSRKILRSMSRKVTTNKLLLSIVILLELAILGGLVYYRFFRKH
- the VTI1B gene encoding vesicle transport through interaction with t-SNAREs homolog 1B isoform X2 — its product is MANSAASSEHFEKLHEIFRGLHEDLRGVPERLLGTAGTEEKKKLIRDFDEKQQEANETLAEMEEELRYAPLSFRNPMMSKLRTYRKDLAKLHREVRSTPLTATPGGGGDMKYGTYAVEKEHMNRLQPQRALLLQGTDSLNRATQSIERSHRIAAETDQIGSEIIEELGEQREQLERTKSRVSLSGWGEGQEWGK